One genomic segment of Clavelina lepadiformis chromosome 3, kaClaLepa1.1, whole genome shotgun sequence includes these proteins:
- the LOC143448523 gene encoding membrane metallo-endopeptidase-like 1 isoform X5, giving the protein MCQIQVRYGGWGNDPMVKKSCKKRYACKNDYRQNFHNAGGKYGSILQCNGGPPTSVCTCCCSKDLCNKDSWECKPRGNHSTSAAISKKPKKTRRETQEQICETPDCVRAAARILSYMDRDVNPCEDFYGYACGGFIRDRIIPDDMPEVTTVTEVANKVDKIRKRALETRSEGDRDSIKKAKEFYASCMNTTKIDSLGLEPVLELIKQMGGWPVIGDSFDRDSFNLEKTLGAFTSGFGSTAILSATVGQDEKDSSANIFKISQPKLGLPDRDFYLNDGLRQTMLPAYRKFMSDFITMVAGDKANSATTESVVDQIVQFETDIARAVKSKSETRNITSSYNKVSSQELANEVPGLNWTDYVNAVMSATAITVDADEKIVVYDMNYLKSFVGIINGKYELIQNYLIWSVLQARVIYMSSDLRETRKPFKDTLYGVSAEPARWKVCTYDTEKYFHMPVASLFVSEAFSENNKNMVEQMFENLRQAFRKMLATYKWIDRQTRNKAVEKLEFMRAVLAYPDYIVDKSNPKLDYDYEDVVIKPNQFVKNIQTMIAWEKKEEFDKLKTAVDFNEWTTLGPAVVYAYHSPSKNQINFPAAIMQPPFLDIGQPTSMNYGAIGSIIGHEVSHGFDDNGGTYDRNGNINNWWTERSKNNFKERAQCIIDQYSAIRPFPDIDRNLNGKLSAGENIADNGELWQAFMAYKKWQVKNPQGDLRLPGFGNFTQDQLFFLAHAQTHCQHSTRQFSLQNVISGYHVPGKYRVEIPSINIPAFGKAYNCKRGVDRMYPNKNTCRVW; this is encoded by the exons ATGTGTCAGATTCAAGTTCGATACGGAGGTTGGGGAAACGAcccaatggtgaaaaaatcttgcaaaaAGAGATATGCTTGCAAAAATGATTATCGCCAG AACTTTCACAACGCTGGAGGAAAATATGGTTCAATATTACAATGTAATGGAGGCCCGCCTACCTCGGTCTGTACATGCTGCTGTTCCAAGGATCTGTGTAATAAAGATTCTTGGGAATGCAAACCAAGAGGTAACCATAGTACTTCAG CAGCAATTTCAAAGAAGCCAAAGAAGACCAGAAGAGAGACTCAAGAACAAATATGTGAAACGCCGGACTGCGTTAGAGCAG CTGCTCGCATATTAAGCTACATGGATCGAGATGTTAATCCGTGTGAAGATTTCTACGGTTACGCGTGCGGAGGTTTTATCAGAGATCGGATCATTCCTGACGACATGCCAGAAGTAACCACTGTCACAGAAGTGGCAAACAAAGTTGATAAAATACGAAAAC GCGCTTTGGAAACACGTTCCGAAGGCGATCGAGATTCAATTAAGAAGGCGAAAGAATTTTACGCTTCGTGTATGAATACAA CAAAAATCGATTCCCTCGGTTTGGAACCTGTACTGGAACTCATCAAGCAAATGGGAGGTTGGCCGGTGATTGGTGATTCTTTTGATAGAGATTCATTCAACTTGGAAAAAACGTTAGGCGCATTCACTTCTGGTTTTGGCAGTACAGCAATCTTATCGGCCACGGTGGGGCAAGATGAGAAAGATTCTAGCGCAAACATTTTCAAG ATAAGTCAGCCTAAACTAGGACTACCCGATCGCGACTTCTATTTGAACGATGGTTTAAGACAAACAATGCTTCCTGCTTATCGCAAGTTTATGTCTGACTTTATCACAATGGTTGCTGGTGACAAGGCAAATTCTGCGACAACCGAATCTGTTGTTGATCAG ATTGTCCAGTTTGAAACCGATATTGCACGAGCAGTCAAATCAAAAAGCGAAACTCGAAATATTACTAGCAGCTATAACAAGGTGTCTTCACAAGAACTTGCGAACGAGGTTCCTGGTCTAAACTGGACAGATTACGTCAACGCAGTTATGTCTGCAACGGCTATTACGGTGGACGCCGATGAAAAGATTGTAGTTTACGACATGAACTACTTGAAAAGCTTTGTTGGCATCATAAATGGAAAATACGA ACTGATTCAAAACTATCTCATATGGAGCGTTCTCCAAGCCAGGGTAATTTACATGAGCTCGGACCTAAGGGAGACACGCAAACCGTTCAAAGATACTCTGTATGGTGTATCAGCCGAGCCAGCACGATGGAAAGTCTGCACATACGACACggagaaatattttcacatgCCAGTCGCTTCCCTTTTTGTATCAGAagctttttctgaaaataacaAGAATATG GTTGAGCAAATGTTCGAAAATCTGCGGCAAGCATTTCGTAAAATGCTAGCCACTTACAAGTGGATCGACCgacaaacaagaaacaaagcAGTCGAGAAACTCGAATTCATGAGGGCAGTATTGGCCTACCCAGATTACATTGTGGACAAGTCTAATCCAAAACTCGATTATGACTACGAAGATGTGGTTATCAAGCCAAATCAATTCgtgaaaaatattcaaacaatgATCGCTTGGGAAAAGAAAGAAGAGTTTGACAAATTGAAAACTGCTGTGGATTTCAACGA ATGGACGACGCTTGGGCCAGCCGTAGTATATGCTTATCACAGTCCGTCTAAGAACCAAATCAATTTTCCTGCCGCCATAATGCAGCCGCCGTTCCTTGACATCGGTCAACCAACTTCCATGAACTACGGAGCAATTGGAAGCATAATAGGTCACGAG GTAAGTCATGGATTTGATGACAATGGAGGGACTTATGATAGAAACGGAAACATCAATAACTGGTGGACCGAGAGATCAAAGAATAATTTCAAGGAAAGAGCGCAGTGTATTATCGACCAATACTCAGCTATACGGCCGTTCCCAGATATAGATCGAAAC TTAAACGGAAAACTATCTGCTGGGGAAAATATTGCGGACAATGGAGAACTTTGGCAAGCCTTCATG GCTTACAAAAAATGGCAAGTTAAAAATCCTCAAGGTGATCTTCGACTACCAGGGTTTGGTAACTTCACACAGGATCAATTATTCTTTCTCGCTCACGCTCAG ACACATTGCCAACATTCCACACGgcaattttcattacaaaacgtaATATCCGGCTACCATGTTCCAGGCAAATACAG GGTTGAAATTCCCAGCATAAACATTCCCGCATTCGGAAAAGCATACAACTGCAAAAGAGGCGTTGATAGAATGTATCCTAACAAAAATACTTGCAGAGTTTGgtaa
- the LOC143448523 gene encoding membrane metallo-endopeptidase-like 1 isoform X6, which produces MQNTKMIGEFRKYLFFCAVCYIVKFAVGKSCWDCPPSKTKKECDDRGRLVECNDPGAMCQIQVRYGGWGNDPMVKKSCKKRYACKNDYRQNFHNAGGKYGSILQCNGGPPTSVCTCCCSKDLCNKDSWECKPRGNHSTSAAISKKPKKTRRETQEQICETPDCVRAAARILSYMDRDVNPCEDFYGYACGGFIRDRIIPDDMPEVTTVTEVANKVDKIRKRALETRSEGDRDSIKKAKEFYASCMNTTKIDSLGLEPVLELIKQMGGWPVIGDSFDRDSFNLEKTLGAFTSGFGSTAILSATVGQDEKDSSANIFKISQPKLGLPDRDFYLNDGLRQTMLPAYRKFMSDFITMVAGDKANSATTESVVDQIVQFETDIARAVKSKSETRNITSSYNKVSSQELANEVPGLNWTDYVNAVMSATAITVDADEKIVVYDMNYLKSFVGIINGKYELIQNYLIWSVLQARVIYMSSDLRETRKPFKDTLYGVSAEPARWKVCTYDTEKYFHMPVASLFVSEAFSENNKNMVEQMFENLRQAFRKMLATYKWIDRQTRNKAVEKLEFMRAVLAYPDYIVDKSNPKLDYDYEDVVIKPNQFVKNIQTMIAWEKKEEFDKLKTAVDFNEWTTLGPAVVYAYHSPSKNQINFPAAIMQPPFLDIGQPTSMNYGAIGSIIGKSWI; this is translated from the exons ATGCAAAATACGAAGATGATTGGCGAATTTCGCAAATACTTGTTTTTTTGCGCAGTTTGCTACATTGTAAAGTTTGCTGTAG GTAAGTCCTGCTGGGATTGTCCTCCTTctaaaaccaaaaaagaaTGTGACGATAGAGGTCGCCTTGTAGAATGCAACGATCCTGGG GCAATGTGTCAGATTCAAGTTCGATACGGAGGTTGGGGAAACGAcccaatggtgaaaaaatcttgcaaaaAGAGATATGCTTGCAAAAATGATTATCGCCAG AACTTTCACAACGCTGGAGGAAAATATGGTTCAATATTACAATGTAATGGAGGCCCGCCTACCTCGGTCTGTACATGCTGCTGTTCCAAGGATCTGTGTAATAAAGATTCTTGGGAATGCAAACCAAGAGGTAACCATAGTACTTCAG CAGCAATTTCAAAGAAGCCAAAGAAGACCAGAAGAGAGACTCAAGAACAAATATGTGAAACGCCGGACTGCGTTAGAGCAG CTGCTCGCATATTAAGCTACATGGATCGAGATGTTAATCCGTGTGAAGATTTCTACGGTTACGCGTGCGGAGGTTTTATCAGAGATCGGATCATTCCTGACGACATGCCAGAAGTAACCACTGTCACAGAAGTGGCAAACAAAGTTGATAAAATACGAAAAC GCGCTTTGGAAACACGTTCCGAAGGCGATCGAGATTCAATTAAGAAGGCGAAAGAATTTTACGCTTCGTGTATGAATACAA CAAAAATCGATTCCCTCGGTTTGGAACCTGTACTGGAACTCATCAAGCAAATGGGAGGTTGGCCGGTGATTGGTGATTCTTTTGATAGAGATTCATTCAACTTGGAAAAAACGTTAGGCGCATTCACTTCTGGTTTTGGCAGTACAGCAATCTTATCGGCCACGGTGGGGCAAGATGAGAAAGATTCTAGCGCAAACATTTTCAAG ATAAGTCAGCCTAAACTAGGACTACCCGATCGCGACTTCTATTTGAACGATGGTTTAAGACAAACAATGCTTCCTGCTTATCGCAAGTTTATGTCTGACTTTATCACAATGGTTGCTGGTGACAAGGCAAATTCTGCGACAACCGAATCTGTTGTTGATCAG ATTGTCCAGTTTGAAACCGATATTGCACGAGCAGTCAAATCAAAAAGCGAAACTCGAAATATTACTAGCAGCTATAACAAGGTGTCTTCACAAGAACTTGCGAACGAGGTTCCTGGTCTAAACTGGACAGATTACGTCAACGCAGTTATGTCTGCAACGGCTATTACGGTGGACGCCGATGAAAAGATTGTAGTTTACGACATGAACTACTTGAAAAGCTTTGTTGGCATCATAAATGGAAAATACGA ACTGATTCAAAACTATCTCATATGGAGCGTTCTCCAAGCCAGGGTAATTTACATGAGCTCGGACCTAAGGGAGACACGCAAACCGTTCAAAGATACTCTGTATGGTGTATCAGCCGAGCCAGCACGATGGAAAGTCTGCACATACGACACggagaaatattttcacatgCCAGTCGCTTCCCTTTTTGTATCAGAagctttttctgaaaataacaAGAATATG GTTGAGCAAATGTTCGAAAATCTGCGGCAAGCATTTCGTAAAATGCTAGCCACTTACAAGTGGATCGACCgacaaacaagaaacaaagcAGTCGAGAAACTCGAATTCATGAGGGCAGTATTGGCCTACCCAGATTACATTGTGGACAAGTCTAATCCAAAACTCGATTATGACTACGAAGATGTGGTTATCAAGCCAAATCAATTCgtgaaaaatattcaaacaatgATCGCTTGGGAAAAGAAAGAAGAGTTTGACAAATTGAAAACTGCTGTGGATTTCAACGA ATGGACGACGCTTGGGCCAGCCGTAGTATATGCTTATCACAGTCCGTCTAAGAACCAAATCAATTTTCCTGCCGCCATAATGCAGCCGCCGTTCCTTGACATCGGTCAACCAACTTCCATGAACTACGGAGCAATTGGAAGCATAATAG GTAAGTCATGGATTTGA